In Helianthus annuus cultivar XRQ/B chromosome 3, HanXRQr2.0-SUNRISE, whole genome shotgun sequence, a single window of DNA contains:
- the LOC110928163 gene encoding cytochrome P450 87A3: MGWPLLGETLQFIAPSHTLDTSAFIKKRIKRYGSIFRTSLFGSRVIVSTDSELSYMVFQQEGRSFESWYPPRFRKVLGNQSLAFMHGSLRKYLKNMVLTVIGPQSLKNIFSEVETVATGNMERWVSQETTELKTAVADMIYEFMGKKMISYDPAEKPSENLRENYEAFVRGLYSFPLEIPGTAYYKCLQGRKKVMMMLKNMLQARQAKPNEVQNDFFDYVIEELKKNDTTLTEEISLDLIFGLLFANHESTSQAITLAIKFLTDNPRALKELAEEHELILKKREKPEAGLTWEEYKSMTFTFQIINETLRLGNIAPVAFSKALTDIKFKDYTIPSGWVVMVCSPAVHLDPVNYKDPLKFNPWRWEGMELKGSSKTFMVFGGAQRYCVGADLARLQMAIFLHCLVTKYWWQPIKGGDIVRTPALQFPNGFHVQFFEKDKQQ; this comes from the exons ATGGGTTGGCCGCTACTCGGTGAAACTCTACAATTCATCGCCCCAAGTCACACGTTGGATACTTCGGCTTTCATTAAGAAAAGGATAAAAAG ATACGGATCTATATTTCGAACTAGTTTGTTTGGTTCACGAGTTATAGTATCAACTGATtcggaacttagttatatggtgtTCCAACAAGAAGGCCGATCCTTTGAAAGTTGGTATCCACCGAGATTTAGAAAGGTATTAGGGAACCAAAGTCTAGCTTTTATGCATGGAAGCTTGCGTAAGTATCTCAAAAACATGGTGCTAACTGTAATCGGTCCCCAAAgccttaaaaatatattttcagaaGTTGAAACTGTAGCAACAGGAAACATGGAGAGGTGGGTTAGCCAGGAAACAACGGAATTGAAAACTGCAGTTGCAGAT ATGATATATGAGTTCATGGGGAAAAAAATGATAAGTTATGATCCTGCGGAGAAGCCTTCTGAGAATTTAAGAGAGAATTATGAAGCTTTTGTTCGAGGACTATACTCATTTCCTTTGGAGATACCTGGAACTGCTTATTACAAGTGTTTACAG GGAAGAAAGAAGGTGATGATGATGCTTAAGAACATGCTACAAGCAAGACAGGCTAAGCCAAATGAGGTCCAAAATGATTTCTTTGATTATGTTATTGAAGAACTCAAGAAAAATGATACAACCCTTACAGAAGAAATTTCTTTGGACTTGATATTTGGGCTATTGTTTGCTAACCATGAATCAACTTCCCAAGCGATAACATTAGCAATCAAGT tTCTAACAGATAATCCTCGAGCACTGAAGGAATTGGCG GAAGAACACGAGCTAATTTTAAAAAAGCGAGAAAAACCGGAGGCTGGACTTACATGGGAAGAATATAAATCGATGACATTCACTTTTCAG ATTATTAACGAAACACTACGGTTGGGTAACATAGCTCCAGTAGCGTTCAGCAAAGCATTAACGGATATCAAGTTCAAAG ACTACACTATCCCATCTGGTTGGGTGGTGATGGTATGTTCCCCAGCCGTCCATTTAGACCCTGTTAACTATAAGGATCCACTAAAGTTCAATCCATGGAGATGGGAG GGGATGGAATTGAAAGGTTCTTCAAAGACTTTCATGGTTTTTGGAGGCGCCCAGAGGTATTGTGTTGGAGCAGATTTGGCTAGACTTCAAATGGCCATCTTTTTGCATTGCCTAGTGACCAAATATTG GTGGCAACCAATCAAAGGAGGAGATATTGTACGAACTCCAGCTTTACAGTTTCCTAATGGATTTCATGTTCAGTTCTTTGAGAAAGATAAACAACAATAA